In Bacillus sp. DX3.1, the following proteins share a genomic window:
- a CDS encoding ABC transporter ATP-binding protein, translating to MKTLLDVKNLQVSFDTHAGEVQAVRGVTFDLKKGETLAIVGESGSGKSVTSKAIMGLIPNPPGHIKNGEIVFDGRDLTKLSEKEMQQVRGKEIAMIFQDPMTSLNPTMTIGNQIMEGLIKHQGMNKTDARKVALELLDLVGIPNPQARLKQYPHQFSGGMRQRVVIAMALACNPKLLIADEPTTALDVTIQAQILELMKDIQQKTEAAIIFITHDLGVVANVADRVAVMYAGKVVEIGTVDEIFYNPKHPYTWGLIASMPSLEGTEEELYAIPGTPPDLLKPPKGDAFAPRNPQALKIDFEMEPPLFKVSDTHYAATWLLHEQAPEVQPPEVVQRRILQMKAGEQHD from the coding sequence ATGAAAACATTGTTAGACGTAAAAAACTTACAAGTCTCCTTTGATACACATGCTGGTGAAGTACAAGCGGTGCGTGGGGTTACTTTCGATTTGAAAAAAGGAGAGACATTAGCAATTGTAGGGGAATCTGGTTCCGGGAAATCGGTTACTTCTAAAGCGATAATGGGCTTAATTCCAAATCCTCCAGGACATATTAAAAATGGAGAAATTGTATTTGATGGTCGTGATTTAACAAAGTTATCAGAAAAAGAAATGCAACAAGTACGTGGGAAAGAAATCGCAATGATTTTCCAAGATCCGATGACATCATTAAATCCAACGATGACGATTGGGAATCAAATTATGGAAGGATTGATTAAGCATCAAGGAATGAACAAGACGGATGCTCGTAAAGTAGCGTTGGAGCTTCTTGATCTTGTTGGAATTCCAAATCCACAAGCTCGTTTAAAACAATATCCACATCAATTCTCTGGCGGTATGAGACAACGTGTTGTTATTGCGATGGCACTAGCTTGTAATCCAAAGCTATTAATTGCAGATGAGCCAACAACAGCACTTGACGTAACAATTCAAGCGCAAATTTTAGAGCTTATGAAGGATATTCAGCAAAAAACAGAAGCAGCAATTATTTTTATCACGCATGACTTAGGTGTAGTGGCCAACGTTGCCGACCGTGTTGCGGTTATGTATGCTGGTAAAGTTGTTGAAATTGGTACGGTTGATGAAATTTTCTATAATCCGAAACATCCTTATACATGGGGATTAATTGCATCTATGCCAAGTTTAGAGGGTACAGAGGAAGAGTTATATGCAATTCCAGGAACGCCTCCTGATCTATTAAAGCCACCAAAGGGAGATGCATTTGCACCGCGTAACCCGCAGGCTTTAAAAATCGACTTTGAAATGGAACCACCATTATTTAAAGTAAGTGATACACATTATGCAGCGACATGGTTACTTCACGAACAAGCACCAGAAGTACAACCACCTGAAGTTGTTCAAAGAAGAATTCTTCAAATGAAAGCAGGTGAACAACATGACTAA
- the cls gene encoding cardiolipin synthase, with translation MKNTLKLLFFFLGVFVAFVSLRMFIDVAFYSDVMGIKDVSFLGIISVVFTVSAFLIGCVIFLENRHPSKTLTWLIVLGIFPVVGFFAYLLFGQNFRRKRMFQKKALLDEQAFLQYKGHEEYQDRILQNHKHQELLFRLADRLGALNISFQTETKVLTNGDETFQAILKGLQKAKHHIHMEYYIVRDDKLGTKIKEILIQKAQEGVVVRFLYDAVGSFKLSNAYIDELNNAGVEMVPFFPVRFPILNDKINYRNHRKTVVIDGNEGFVGGLNIGDEYLGKNKYFGFWRDTHLYLQGEAVQSLQLIFLQDWFYMTGEVVLAPEYLQAKAVEGEHWGGVQLVAGGPDNKWETIKHLYFAMISSARKSIWIATPYFIPDDDILTALKVAALAGIDVRLLMPSKPDKRTVFYASRSYFPELLDAGVKIYEYEKGFLHSKVVIVDSDLASIGTANMDMRSFHLNFEVNAFLYDTNSIRKLVQDFEDDLQVASEIHVDRFHKRRLLMRIVESTYRLLSPLL, from the coding sequence ATGAAAAATACGTTAAAGCTACTGTTCTTTTTTCTGGGGGTATTCGTAGCATTTGTTTCGTTACGCATGTTTATTGATGTAGCATTTTATTCAGATGTTATGGGGATAAAAGATGTTTCGTTCTTAGGAATTATAAGTGTTGTATTTACCGTTTCTGCATTTTTAATCGGATGTGTCATTTTTTTAGAGAATCGGCATCCATCAAAAACGTTGACATGGTTAATTGTATTAGGTATTTTTCCTGTAGTTGGATTTTTTGCGTATTTATTGTTTGGACAAAACTTTCGACGAAAACGAATGTTTCAAAAGAAGGCTCTTTTGGATGAACAAGCTTTTTTACAGTATAAAGGGCATGAAGAGTATCAAGATCGCATTTTACAGAATCATAAACACCAAGAATTACTATTTCGTTTAGCGGATCGACTTGGGGCATTGAATATTTCATTTCAGACAGAAACAAAAGTATTAACGAATGGGGATGAAACGTTTCAAGCAATTTTAAAAGGATTACAAAAAGCAAAGCATCATATTCATATGGAATATTATATAGTTCGAGATGATAAGCTTGGAACAAAAATTAAAGAGATTTTAATTCAAAAAGCACAGGAAGGCGTCGTTGTTCGTTTTTTATATGATGCAGTTGGGAGTTTTAAACTGTCAAACGCCTATATTGATGAATTAAATAATGCTGGTGTAGAGATGGTCCCATTTTTCCCAGTCCGCTTTCCCATTTTAAATGATAAAATCAATTACCGAAATCATCGAAAAACCGTTGTGATTGATGGGAATGAAGGATTTGTAGGTGGATTAAATATTGGTGATGAATATTTAGGAAAAAATAAGTATTTTGGCTTTTGGCGAGATACTCATTTGTATTTACAAGGTGAAGCTGTACAAAGTTTACAATTAATTTTCTTGCAAGACTGGTTTTATATGACGGGTGAAGTAGTATTAGCACCAGAATATTTACAGGCGAAAGCAGTAGAAGGAGAGCATTGGGGCGGTGTGCAACTTGTTGCGGGGGGACCGGATAATAAGTGGGAGACGATTAAACATCTGTATTTTGCGATGATTTCTTCTGCTCGAAAGTCCATTTGGATTGCTACGCCATATTTTATTCCAGATGATGATATTTTAACTGCGTTAAAAGTAGCAGCTCTTGCTGGTATTGATGTACGTTTATTAATGCCAAGTAAACCGGATAAACGTACTGTATTTTATGCATCAAGGTCTTATTTCCCAGAGTTATTAGATGCGGGTGTAAAAATATATGAATACGAAAAAGGTTTTTTACACAGTAAAGTTGTGATTGTTGATTCTGATTTAGCGTCAATCGGAACAGCAAATATGGACATGAGAAGCTTCCATTTGAATTTTGAAGTGAATGCTTTCTTGTATGATACAAATAGTATTCGAAAGCTGGTACAGGATTTTGAAGATGACCTGCAAGTAGCAAGCGAAATTCATGTAGATCGCTTTCATAAGCGCCGCCTTCTTATGCGAATTGTCGAATCAACATATCGCTTATTATCACCTTTATTATAA
- the spx gene encoding transcriptional regulator Spx translates to MVTLYSSPSCTSCRKAKLWLEENNIPYTERNIFSDPLTIEEIKEILRMTESGTDEIISTRSKVFQELNINLESLPLPDLYKMIRDYPGILRRPIMIDEKRLQVGYNEDEIRRFLPRTVRTFQLREAQRLVN, encoded by the coding sequence ATGGTAACACTATATAGTTCTCCAAGTTGTACGTCTTGTAGAAAGGCGAAATTATGGCTGGAGGAAAATAATATTCCTTATACAGAACGTAACATTTTCTCAGATCCATTAACGATTGAGGAAATTAAAGAAATTTTACGCATGACGGAAAGTGGAACGGATGAGATTATTTCAACTCGTTCGAAAGTTTTCCAAGAGTTAAATATTAACTTAGAATCTTTACCTCTTCCAGATTTATATAAGATGATTCGTGACTATCCGGGTATTCTACGCCGTCCGATTATGATTGATGAAAAACGTCTTCAAGTTGGTTATAACGAAGATGAGATTCGTCGTTTTTTACCACGTACGGTAAGAACATTCCAGTTACGTGAAGCGCAGCGTCTTGTAAATTAA
- a CDS encoding TerC family protein has protein sequence MEIDFWTSILMIIGIDVVLGGDNAIVIALASRNLPEHKRNKAIFIGTILAIVLRILLTILAVYLLDIPFLQLIGGILLTLIAVNLLTDNNNDLSSIQAKTTLFQAIRTIVFADLVMGFDNVLAIAGAAHGNIILVIIGLLISIPIIIWGSKLILRFMERFPFLIYCGGAVLAYTAGTMITHEIRLAHFFNHNPTFTTSIPFLFIFTVLFIGYVVQHVRLRNINS, from the coding sequence ATGGAGATAGATTTTTGGACATCTATACTCATGATCATTGGTATCGATGTTGTATTAGGCGGTGATAATGCAATTGTAATCGCGCTTGCAAGCCGAAACTTACCCGAACATAAACGCAATAAAGCCATCTTTATCGGAACCATTTTAGCAATTGTACTACGAATTCTTCTCACAATACTTGCTGTCTATTTACTTGATATACCTTTTCTACAACTCATTGGCGGCATTCTTCTCACGCTTATTGCTGTAAATTTACTCACCGACAATAATAATGACCTTTCTTCTATACAGGCAAAAACAACATTATTTCAAGCGATTCGAACAATTGTATTTGCCGATCTCGTTATGGGCTTCGATAATGTACTTGCAATAGCCGGAGCTGCACACGGAAACATCATACTCGTTATCATAGGCTTATTGATTTCCATTCCAATTATTATTTGGGGAAGCAAGCTTATCTTACGATTTATGGAGCGTTTTCCTTTTCTCATCTATTGCGGGGGGGCAGTCCTTGCTTACACAGCCGGAACAATGATTACTCACGAAATAAGACTTGCACATTTTTTCAATCATAATCCTACCTTTACAACAAGTATACCCTTTCTATTTATTTTCACAGTGCTATTCATCGGGTATGTTGTTCAACATGTGAGATTACGTAATATTAATAGTTAA
- a CDS encoding ATP-binding cassette domain-containing protein: protein MTNKREKLIEVKNVKQHFDVSGGVVKAVNDITFDIYRGETFGLVGESGCGKSTTGRTIIRLYDATAGEVLFDGENVHGKKSRTQLKKFNRKMQMIFQDPYASLNPRMTVGDIIAEGLDIHGLAKNKKDRMDRVHELLETVGLNKEHANRFPHEFSGGQRQRIGIARALAVEPEFIIADEPISALDVSIQAQVVNLLKKLQKEKGLTYLFIAHDLSMVKYISDRIGVMYRGQIVELTKSDELYAHPIHPYTKSLLSAIPLPDPDYERNRKRIVYDPSQHQYGNEEPVMREIRPGHFVLCSEAEYKKYKEIYQ from the coding sequence ATGACTAATAAACGTGAAAAATTAATTGAAGTGAAAAATGTAAAGCAGCATTTCGATGTAAGTGGTGGTGTTGTGAAAGCGGTCAATGATATAACATTTGATATTTACCGCGGAGAGACATTTGGACTTGTAGGAGAATCTGGTTGTGGTAAGTCAACAACTGGGAGAACGATTATCCGATTATACGATGCAACTGCTGGAGAAGTGTTATTCGACGGTGAAAATGTACATGGTAAGAAATCAAGAACACAATTAAAGAAATTTAATCGTAAAATGCAAATGATTTTCCAAGATCCATATGCATCATTAAACCCTCGTATGACAGTTGGAGATATCATTGCAGAAGGTCTTGATATTCACGGTTTAGCAAAAAATAAAAAAGATCGTATGGACCGTGTTCATGAATTACTAGAAACAGTTGGATTAAATAAAGAACATGCAAACCGTTTTCCACATGAATTTTCCGGTGGACAACGCCAACGTATCGGAATTGCTCGTGCTCTTGCGGTAGAACCAGAGTTTATTATTGCAGATGAACCGATTTCAGCACTTGATGTATCAATTCAGGCGCAAGTTGTAAACTTACTGAAAAAGTTGCAAAAAGAAAAAGGTTTAACGTATTTATTCATCGCTCATGATTTGTCGATGGTAAAATACATTAGTGATCGTATCGGTGTTATGTATCGTGGTCAAATTGTAGAATTGACGAAAAGTGATGAACTATACGCGCATCCAATTCATCCATATACGAAATCGTTATTATCAGCAATTCCACTTCCAGATCCAGATTATGAGCGTAATCGTAAACGTATTGTTTATGATCCGTCTCAGCATCAATATGGAAATGAAGAACCTGTTATGCGAGAAATTCGCCCAGGACACTTTGTTCTTTGTTCAGAAGCAGAATACAAAAAATATAAAGAAATCTATCAATAA
- the pepF gene encoding oligoendopeptidase F produces MADQKTAKTLPARSEIEELNTWRLEDVFYTDEEWEKEFQAVKELLPKLTEFKGKLGDSADALLATLQYEDEVSMRLGKLYTYAHMRYDQDTANSSYQALNDRATNLYSQASSSMAYIVPEILTISEEALQSFLQENKELKVYEHALEEITRQRPHVLSEAEEALLAQASEVMSASSSTFGILNNADLKFPSIKDEDGQEVEVTHGRYIQFLESDDPRVRHDAFHAVYETYGNYKNTFASTLSGAIKRNNFYARVRKYDSARQAALSNNNIPETVYDQLVETVNDNLHLLHRYIDIRKRALGLDELHMYDLYTPLVPEVKMNVKYEEAQDILLKSLNVLGDEYVAILKEAYENRWVDVYENKGKRSGAYSSGAYGTNPYILMNWHDNVNNLFTLAHEFGHSVHSYYTRKTQPYIYGDYSIFVAEVASTCNEAILNDYLLKTTEDKKERLYLLNHYLEGFRGTVFRQTMFAEFEHVIHQKVQEGHAVTPDMLTEIYYDLNKKYFGDALVIDKEIGIEWSRIPHFYYNYYVYQYATGFSAATALSKQILEEGKPAVERYTNEFLKAGSSDYPIEVLKKAGVDMASPEPVKEALQVFEEKLNELEALLFEDK; encoded by the coding sequence ATGGCTGATCAAAAAACAGCAAAAACATTGCCTGCCCGCAGTGAGATTGAAGAATTAAATACATGGCGTTTGGAAGATGTTTTCTATACGGATGAAGAGTGGGAAAAAGAATTTCAAGCAGTAAAAGAGTTGCTACCAAAGCTGACAGAATTCAAAGGGAAGCTTGGTGACTCTGCTGATGCATTATTAGCAACATTGCAATATGAAGATGAAGTCTCAATGCGTCTAGGGAAATTATATACATATGCTCATATGCGTTATGACCAAGATACGGCAAACTCTTCCTATCAAGCACTTAATGATCGTGCAACAAACTTGTACTCTCAAGCATCAAGCAGTATGGCATATATCGTTCCTGAGATTTTAACGATTTCAGAAGAAGCGTTACAATCGTTCTTACAAGAAAATAAAGAATTAAAAGTCTATGAGCATGCGTTAGAAGAAATTACACGTCAGCGTCCACACGTATTGTCAGAAGCAGAAGAAGCGTTATTAGCGCAAGCATCTGAAGTAATGAGTGCATCAAGTAGTACGTTTGGTATATTAAATAATGCTGATTTAAAGTTTCCATCTATTAAAGATGAAGATGGACAAGAGGTAGAAGTAACGCATGGTCGCTATATTCAATTTTTAGAAAGTGATGATCCTCGTGTTCGTCATGATGCGTTTCATGCTGTATATGAAACGTACGGAAACTATAAAAATACATTTGCAAGTACATTGAGTGGTGCGATTAAACGCAACAATTTCTATGCGCGTGTTCGCAAATATGATTCTGCACGCCAAGCGGCATTAAGTAATAATAATATTCCTGAAACGGTATATGATCAGCTTGTTGAGACAGTAAATGATAACTTACATTTATTACATCGTTACATTGATATTCGCAAACGTGCATTAGGGCTTGATGAGTTACATATGTATGATCTATATACACCGCTTGTACCAGAAGTGAAAATGAATGTGAAATATGAAGAAGCACAAGATATTCTATTGAAGTCATTGAATGTTCTGGGTGATGAGTATGTTGCAATTCTAAAAGAAGCATATGAAAATCGCTGGGTAGATGTATATGAAAATAAAGGGAAACGCAGCGGTGCGTATTCATCTGGTGCATATGGAACAAATCCATACATTTTAATGAACTGGCATGATAATGTAAACAATTTGTTTACACTTGCTCATGAATTTGGTCATTCTGTGCATAGTTACTATACAAGAAAAACACAACCATATATATATGGTGACTATTCTATTTTTGTTGCGGAAGTTGCTTCTACATGTAACGAAGCAATTTTAAATGATTACTTATTAAAAACAACAGAAGATAAGAAAGAACGCTTATATTTGTTAAATCATTATTTAGAAGGATTCCGTGGTACTGTATTCCGTCAAACGATGTTTGCTGAATTTGAGCATGTGATCCATCAAAAAGTACAAGAAGGACATGCGGTAACACCAGACATGTTAACAGAAATTTATTATGATTTAAATAAAAAATACTTTGGCGATGCTTTAGTTATCGATAAAGAAATTGGTATAGAGTGGTCTCGTATTCCGCACTTCTATTACAACTATTACGTATATCAATACGCAACAGGATTTAGTGCAGCGACAGCTTTATCAAAACAAATTTTAGAAGAAGGAAAACCAGCGGTAGAGCGTTATACTAACGAATTCTTAAAAGCTGGAAGCTCCGATTATCCAATTGAAGTATTGAAAAAAGCAGGTGTGGATATGGCATCACCAGAACCTGTGAAAGAAGCACTGCAAGTATTTGAAGAAAAGTTGAATGAATTAGAAGCGCTATTGTTTGAAGATAAATAA
- a CDS encoding competence protein CoiA family protein: MFVAKRENGEKIHLLHNWDEKQLLTLRKNDRFSCPICHLEVQLKLGKQKRWHFAHKKTNNCLIEYEHESAYHMRGKEQLYRWIQSQGFHVEIEYYLRAIRQRPDLFIEMEGRKFAIEYQCASLSADQLLKRTYSYWKAGIQIVWILGGNQLKRHSAYWVSLSSFHSLCMQSYPQPFLLFFCPNDKAFLKCTLLTPFSSNVHFTHIIHLPLHNLTFTSLFHSTVLSKERLQQEWRNKKNYFRTNILPIWNYSHKALLRILYHYHLTPSCFPSEIGVPLPSAFAFRTHPFVWQAYLLMNFIERHEAGEYFSLHAVFSYMSQHKSIQLRVLPYFPKNIWKEAVKEYLTFLCGIGMLEEVAPQKYRKIGHFVIPQTEADIIKYDAMCLSYALSLFEAKYNMREGKVDIIKG; the protein is encoded by the coding sequence ATGTTTGTCGCAAAGAGAGAAAATGGTGAGAAGATTCATCTTCTTCACAATTGGGATGAAAAGCAGCTGCTCACATTACGAAAGAATGACCGCTTTTCTTGTCCAATTTGTCATCTAGAAGTACAGCTCAAGTTAGGAAAACAAAAAAGGTGGCACTTTGCTCATAAAAAAACAAATAATTGTCTCATTGAATATGAACATGAATCTGCCTATCATATGCGTGGCAAGGAACAGTTATATAGATGGATACAGTCACAGGGTTTTCATGTGGAAATTGAATATTATCTCAGGGCCATTCGGCAAAGGCCTGATTTGTTTATTGAAATGGAAGGAAGAAAGTTTGCGATTGAATATCAATGTGCGTCTTTGTCAGCCGACCAGTTGCTAAAACGAACCTATTCTTACTGGAAAGCAGGGATACAAATCGTATGGATTCTAGGTGGAAATCAGTTGAAGCGTCACTCTGCATACTGGGTATCGCTGTCCTCGTTTCATTCGCTTTGTATGCAATCCTATCCTCAGCCATTTCTCCTCTTTTTCTGCCCAAATGATAAGGCGTTTCTGAAATGTACGCTTCTTACTCCTTTTTCTTCAAACGTTCACTTCACACACATCATTCACTTACCACTTCACAACCTTACTTTCACTTCTCTTTTTCACTCTACTGTCCTTTCTAAAGAAAGATTGCAGCAGGAATGGCGGAATAAAAAGAATTATTTTAGAACGAATATTCTTCCGATATGGAATTATAGTCATAAAGCCCTTTTGCGTATTTTATATCACTATCACCTCACGCCTTCTTGTTTTCCTTCCGAAATTGGTGTTCCTCTTCCATCTGCATTTGCATTTCGAACACATCCTTTTGTATGGCAAGCGTATCTCTTAATGAATTTCATTGAGAGACATGAAGCTGGAGAATATTTTTCATTGCATGCTGTTTTTTCTTATATGAGTCAACACAAAAGTATTCAGTTGCGCGTGCTCCCTTATTTTCCAAAAAATATTTGGAAAGAAGCAGTGAAAGAGTATTTGACATTTTTATGTGGAATAGGGATGTTAGAGGAAGTTGCTCCGCAGAAGTATCGGAAAATTGGTCATTTTGTTATACCGCAAACAGAGGCGGACATAATAAAATATGATGCAATGTGCTTATCGTACGCGCTGTCTCTTTTTGAAGCAAAGTACAACATGAGAGAAGGGAAAGTGGATATAATAAAGGGGTAA
- a CDS encoding MATE family efflux transporter — translation MLRYTLLKKDIGKEGDGMTAIGSTKGQGEKLNLFFLTWPIFLEVFLFMLMGIADTFMLSALSDDAVSGVGAANQYLHIAILVLEVIGNGAAIVISQYLGSKRYLEAAKISALAVTLNLGVGLIISANFLLFSRSMMAAMNLQGDVLVYAQNYLSIVGGAIFLQAIINSLAAIIRVHGFTKQAMFISLGMNIFHIIGNYLLIFGKFGFPEMGVQGAAISSAFSRFVALIVFFWLLYQVMEYRVKLQYYITLSREYIGKILKIGIPSAFEQVMYQACQIVFLYYATYLGTESLAARQYAMNISMFTYLFAIAIGMGTAIIVGRLVGGNKKDEAYVRVWKSAKWAIGVTLCMVILVMTFRKQLIGVFTDNPQIIQIGSTVLLLSILLETGRTMNIVLINSLRAAGDAKYPVLIGAFSMVIMSLPLGYFFVFYLDMGLPGIWLAIAADECTRAVIMFFRWKSRAWENYTLVSPEPSEKPEPIQA, via the coding sequence ATGTTAAGATACACTTTGTTAAAAAAGGATATCGGTAAAGAGGGTGATGGGATGACAGCGATTGGGTCTACAAAAGGGCAAGGAGAAAAGTTAAATTTATTTTTCTTAACTTGGCCTATTTTTTTAGAAGTTTTTCTTTTTATGTTAATGGGAATCGCTGATACCTTTATGCTAAGTGCACTGTCAGACGACGCAGTTTCAGGCGTTGGTGCAGCGAATCAGTATCTTCACATTGCAATATTAGTGTTAGAAGTAATCGGAAATGGTGCAGCGATTGTTATATCGCAATATCTCGGTTCGAAGAGGTATCTCGAAGCGGCAAAAATATCAGCATTAGCAGTAACTTTAAACTTAGGAGTCGGGCTCATCATAAGCGCTAATTTTCTTTTGTTTTCACGAAGCATGATGGCAGCGATGAACTTACAAGGAGATGTATTAGTTTACGCTCAAAATTATTTGTCCATTGTTGGAGGGGCAATCTTTCTTCAAGCAATAATTAATTCACTAGCAGCGATTATTCGCGTACACGGATTTACAAAACAAGCGATGTTCATTTCATTAGGAATGAATATTTTTCATATTATCGGAAACTACTTATTAATTTTTGGGAAGTTCGGTTTTCCAGAAATGGGTGTACAAGGTGCAGCGATTTCATCAGCATTCAGTCGCTTTGTCGCACTAATCGTCTTTTTCTGGTTACTGTATCAAGTCATGGAATATCGCGTGAAACTTCAATACTACATCACTTTATCAAGAGAATATATCGGAAAGATTCTAAAAATCGGTATCCCATCTGCGTTTGAACAAGTCATGTATCAAGCATGTCAAATTGTCTTTTTATATTACGCAACATACTTAGGAACGGAATCATTAGCTGCAAGACAATACGCAATGAATATTTCGATGTTTACTTACTTATTCGCAATTGCAATTGGAATGGGAACCGCAATTATCGTTGGTCGATTAGTTGGTGGAAATAAGAAAGATGAAGCATATGTACGTGTGTGGAAAAGTGCGAAATGGGCAATCGGTGTTACGTTATGTATGGTTATTCTCGTGATGACGTTCCGTAAACAATTAATTGGAGTTTTTACAGATAATCCTCAAATCATTCAAATAGGGTCAACAGTACTTTTACTAAGCATCCTTTTAGAAACAGGTCGCACGATGAATATTGTGTTAATTAATTCACTGCGTGCCGCTGGTGATGCAAAATACCCTGTCTTAATCGGGGCCTTCTCGATGGTAATAATGAGTTTGCCACTCGGTTACTTTTTTGTTTTTTATTTAGACATGGGGCTCCCTGGTATTTGGTTAGCCATCGCAGCTGATGAATGTACGCGTGCAGTTATTATGTTCTTCCGCTGGAAAAGCAGGGCGTGGGAAAATTACACACTCGTTAGCCCTGAACCTTCAGAAAAGCCCGAACCGATTCAAGCTTAA
- the mecA gene encoding adaptor protein MecA: protein MDIERINDHTMKFFITYVDIEDRGFNREEIWNSRERSEQLFWEMMDEARDHDDFFIDGPLWIQVQALDKGIEVLVTKAQLSKDGQKLELPIGLDKIIDIPLDERIESLFQRELEEDAGTNFNEDGTFGFLIKFNDFEDVISLSHRLIFEDIKDELYSFEDRYYVYVEFDEVLHDEEEIDRILSIILEYGEESTLTVHRVSEYGKLIIAEHALETIRSHFPSKK from the coding sequence TTGGATATTGAAAGAATTAATGATCATACGATGAAATTTTTTATTACGTACGTTGATATAGAAGATCGTGGATTTAATCGAGAAGAGATTTGGAACAGTCGTGAAAGAAGCGAGCAATTATTTTGGGAAATGATGGATGAGGCGCGCGATCATGATGATTTCTTTATCGATGGACCACTATGGATTCAAGTGCAGGCACTTGATAAAGGAATTGAAGTACTTGTAACGAAAGCACAGCTTTCGAAAGATGGACAAAAATTAGAATTACCAATAGGTCTGGACAAAATTATTGATATTCCTCTAGATGAACGTATTGAATCGTTATTCCAACGAGAGTTAGAGGAAGATGCGGGAACGAACTTTAACGAAGATGGAACATTTGGCTTTTTGATTAAGTTTAATGATTTTGAAGATGTGATCTCGTTAAGTCATCGTCTTATATTTGAAGACATAAAAGATGAATTATATTCGTTTGAAGACCGCTATTATGTATATGTTGAATTTGATGAAGTGCTACACGATGAAGAAGAAATCGACCGTATTTTGAGTATTATTTTAGAATATGGAGAAGAATCTACTTTAACGGTTCACCGTGTAAGTGAGTATGGCAAACTGATTATTGCTGAACATGCACTTGAGACAATTCGCAGTCATTTTCCCTCTAAGAAATAG
- the opp3C gene encoding oligopeptide ABC transporter permease, which produces MMKDVQKLSPDLFQPANQNNVDNEVIARPSLTFWQDVRRRLFQHKGAMFGLVILIIITLLAIFGPMISKHSYKEQDLGRAKMPPKIPVIENVHWLPFDGTDQYGVDQYEKRDIKEYFWFGTDDLGRDLWTRTWEGTRVSLYIALLAAAIDLVIGVAYGGISAFYGGRVDNIMQRIMEIINGIPYLIIVILMVIILGSGIWSITLAMAITGWIGMSRIVRGQILKLKNQEYVLASRTLGATSTQLIVKHLIPNVMGPIIVMTMFTIPTAVFGEAFLSFIGLGIQPPFASLGSLVNDGYKSIQTYPHMMFIPAVVISMLILAFNLMADGLRDALDPKMRK; this is translated from the coding sequence ATGATGAAAGATGTACAAAAATTATCTCCAGATTTATTTCAACCAGCAAATCAAAACAATGTTGATAATGAAGTCATTGCCCGTCCGAGCTTAACGTTTTGGCAAGATGTAAGAAGACGTCTATTTCAACATAAAGGAGCAATGTTCGGTCTTGTAATACTCATTATCATTACGCTCCTTGCTATATTTGGACCGATGATAAGTAAACATTCATATAAAGAGCAAGATTTAGGCCGTGCAAAAATGCCTCCGAAAATTCCGGTAATAGAAAACGTACATTGGCTACCATTTGATGGGACAGACCAATACGGTGTTGATCAATATGAAAAACGTGATATTAAAGAATATTTCTGGTTTGGTACGGATGACCTTGGACGTGATCTTTGGACAAGAACATGGGAAGGTACACGTGTATCCTTATATATCGCTCTTTTAGCAGCTGCGATTGACTTAGTAATTGGGGTTGCATACGGAGGGATTTCAGCGTTCTACGGTGGTCGTGTCGATAATATTATGCAACGTATTATGGAAATTATTAACGGTATTCCGTATTTAATTATCGTAATTTTAATGGTAATTATTCTGGGGTCAGGTATTTGGTCAATTACTCTTGCGATGGCAATTACGGGTTGGATTGGGATGTCACGGATTGTACGTGGACAAATATTAAAATTGAAAAATCAAGAATATGTATTAGCATCTCGCACATTAGGCGCAACTAGCACACAATTAATTGTGAAACATTTAATTCCAAACGTAATGGGACCAATTATTGTTATGACAATGTTTACAATTCCTACAGCGGTGTTTGGTGAAGCATTCTTAAGCTTCATTGGACTCGGTATTCAACCACCGTTTGCATCGCTTGGTTCTCTTGTAAATGACGGATATAAGTCAATTCAAACATACCCACATATGATGTTCATCCCTGCGGTTGTCATCAGTATGTTAATTTTAGCATTTAACTTAATGGCAGATGGATTACGTGATGCGCTAGATCCGAAAATGCGTAAGTAA